From Salvelinus sp. IW2-2015 linkage group LG18, ASM291031v2, whole genome shotgun sequence, a single genomic window includes:
- the LOC139022527 gene encoding mediator of RNA polymerase II transcription subunit 24-like, with amino-acid sequence MSTSLSASQLHTVNMRDPLNLVLANLFLLLSSVLGSKRAGPHTQFVQSFMKECVEFLEQGSCGSILQFMPFTMVSGREGS; translated from the exons ATGTCCACCTCCCTGTCGGCCTCCCAGCTCCACACGGTCAACATGAGGGACCCTCTCAACCTCGTCCTAG CCAACCTGTTCCTGCTGCTCTCATCCGTCCTGGGCTCCAAGAGGGCGGGGCCACACACCCAGTTTGTGCAGAGCTTCATGAAGGAGTGTGTGGAGTTCCTGGAACAGGGCAGCTGCGGGAGCATCTTGCAGTTCATGCCTTTCACCAtggtgagtgggagagaggggagttga